The following are encoded together in the Lactuca sativa cultivar Salinas chromosome 1, Lsat_Salinas_v11, whole genome shotgun sequence genome:
- the LOC111921476 gene encoding cytochrome c oxidase-assembly factor COX23, mitochondrial encodes MGSSSKDQLPPYPNAARISDSQCYSQYTASLKCLEEFSSDKSKCQEHFDVYKECKKKEREARLERNRSRSLFS; translated from the exons ATGGGTTCTTCTTCTAAAGATCAATTGCCGCCATATCCGAACGCAGCTCGAATCTCCGATTCTCAATGCTATTCTCAGTACACTGCTTCTCTCAAAT GTTTGGAAGAATTTAGCTCTGATAAAAGCAAATGTCAAGAACATTTTGATGTCTACAAGGAATGCAAGAAGAAAGAG AGAGAGGCTAGATTGGAGCGCAATCGAAGTCGATCACTTTTCTCATGA